TGTAGAAAAAGGAAACGAAGGCCGAAAACATCATCAGGACAGTAGCCTCCGGAGTTTTGACCATTTTGAAAATGGTTTTTTGGGCCGCATAGATGATAAACCCAATGGCCATGGGCTGGATAAACTTGGCAAAACTCAAAGCACCTGGGGTATTTTCCTGAAGGAAGTCTATCAAAAAAGCTGCTGCAATCATCAGCAGGGTAGCAGGCAAAATCCAAACAAAAAGGGAAAGGTAGGCCAGATTGGGGCCACCGATTCTGTAGCCTATTGCGGAAATAGTTTGGGTAGAGGTAGGTCCCGGGAGAATCTGACATAGTGCATTCAGTTCCCAGAGTTCTTCTTCTTTGATGTAGCCCCGCTTTCTCACCATGAGGTCGAGCACCATGGCGAGAAAGACTTGGGGTCCACCAAATGCTGTGAAAGAAAGTAGCAATACATCCTTCAGGTAGAGGTAATATCGTACTTTCCTGACCGACACTTTTTATTTTTTTAGTCCCAGTTCCCTTAAACGCTCATCCAGGAATTCTCCGGCAGTGGCGTCTTCAAATTGTTTGGGGTTGTCGGCATCTACGCAGCTTTCCAGGCAGGTCAGGTCCATCTCAGACCTTGGGTGCATAAAGAAAGGGATAGAGTACCTGCTGGTATGCATCAGTTCACGGGGTGGGTTGACTACCCTGTGGATGGTAGACTTCAGTTTCTTATTGGTCAGTCTTTCCAACATGTCGCCCACATTCACTACCAATTGGTCAGGCAATGCAGTAATCGGTATCCATTTTCCGTCTCTCCTCAAGACCTGAAGCCCATCGGCAGAGGCGCCCATCAATAAGGTGATCAGGTTGATATCGCCATGTTCGGCAGCACGAACTGCATCGGCAGGAACGGCATCCGGGTTTTCAATTGGGAAGTAATGGATTTGTCTCAGGATAGAATTGCCATAGGCTACTTTGTCCTCAAAGTAATCTTCCTCCAGCCCTAAGTGAAGTGCAATGGCACGCAACATATTTTTTCCCGCATTTTCGAGGGTTTTGTAGATTTCCAGAGCAACGGTTTTGAATTCAGGCAATTCTTCTGGCCAGATATTCGCTGGATATTCAGATTTGATGGGGTCATTGTCAGGAATGTCGGACAATTCCTGCCCTACATGATAAAATTCTTTCAGGTCACCGGTATTTCTTCCTTTAGCATGTTCTTTACCTTTTCCGGTATATCCTCTTTGAAAGCCGATTTCAGGTTTTTCGTATTTGGCTTTCACCGAATCAGGAAGGGCAAAGAATTCTTTGATCACAGCATAGAGCCTATCCTGTAAATCCTGACTCAAACCGTGGTTTTTTATGGCCACAAAGCCAATGTTTTGATAGGCATCACCCAGCTTTTTTACAAAAGCTGCCTTCTTCTCTGCATCTCCGGAGGTAAAGTCTGCCAGGTCCAGAGATGGGATTTCATCATATAAAATCTCAGTCATATTTGGTAAATATTTATCCCGAAAGGTAAGCCATTTTCATTGAAATTTAAATAAATTAGCCCTTTAGCCTTTAAAATCCATGAATAAACGCCTTTTATTGTTCTTGCCCTCACTGCTTATTTCCCTCATTAGCTGCAACACCTCCAGAGAAAAACAGGGGGAATTGACAGTTCAGACTGATTCTCTTGAACAAGCGCAGGGCGAAGGTCCTGCCATCAGTTTTTATTTTTATGAGGAGAAAAATGACTATCCGGACGCTATCATTGAAATGTACACGCCATTGGGTAATCAAAAATTCAGACCGGGGAAAGTTCCCTTTGAATTCAATATCAAAAACTACCCTTTTGCATCCGGAATGGGCGGTTTCCAATTGATGATGATCCTTAACGGCGGGGATCCGGTGGGATACAATGCCCCCATTTTCCAGAGAGAATTAAAAGAAGGGACTTATAGGGCTGTGGCCTACTTAGTAGATGCCGAAGGACTGGCTTTAAAAGAATTTGGCAATTATGTGGACAGGGATTTTATGGTCGGGGAGACCAGGGCTTTTCCCTATCAGGCTGAGCCTTATATAGCGGTAAATTTGCCCCGTAATGGCCAGGTTTTTCCAGAAGGACAAGAAGCTACTGTAGACTTTTTGGTTTTGGGAGGAGATTTAAAACTGGACAAATTAAAGGTGCGAATCCAATTGGATGCGGCAGAATATGAATTGGACCAAATGACCCCGGTGCGGATTGCGAATTTGCCAAAGGGGGAATATGCGCTTACCGTCAGTTTATTGAAAAAGGATGGAAAGGAACTCGATGGTCCTTTTTCTTCCGTCCAAAAAACAATCATTATTCAGTGATTTGATGGGAAAACGCATTTGGATAGAATAATTCAACTCCTTCAAAGGGGGTGAGAATTTGAGATTCACCTCTTTTTATTTTGCGATTTTTACTTCCATCCTTACCGCTATGACCAGAGCAGAAATCAGTGTTATACCTGCAATGGTAAAAATAGATGCTTCAATCCCCAGGGCATCTGCAATGATTCCTGTCAAAATAGCCCCGATTGCATAACCCAAATCCCTCCACAAGCGGAATACCCCGATGCTCTTTGCCCGGTCTTGTGGATGGGTATTCTCAGCCGCTGTGGCCAAAAAGGTAGGATATACCATGGCAGTGCCCCATCCCAAAATGGCGGATAGAATCACATAATGGGCCATATTTTGCGCAAAAAAGAAAAAGAAAAGGGCAATTCCCTGTAAGAACATGCCGAGAAAAAGCAGGTGTTTTTTATTGTAGATATCTGCCATCTTTCCGGTGAAGAGTTGTCCCAACCCCCAAACCGCAGGATAAATGGCGGTAATTATGCCGATCTGCTCCAGACTGAATCCTTTTCCGGCCAAAAGTATGGGGAAAATTCCCCAAGCCATGCCATCATTGAGGTTGTTGACCAGCCCCGCTTGTGTGACCGAACCCAGATTTTTATGTTTCCAGGTAGTTTCCCAAAAAATATGGGATAACCTGGGCACATCAGAAATGGAGTTTTCGGCCGCAACATGTTTTCTTGTGTCTTTGATCAGGAATAGGGAACCCAACAATCCGCCGATAGCCAAGGCAATCCCCAGAAGGAAGGGATAGGGTCTAAGTCCAAACTCAGCAGCAATAAAACCAGTTAGAAAGGCAACAGCCGCCACAGCCAGGTAACCTGCAAATTCGTTAAGGCCCATGGCAAATCCCCGGTCTTTTTCCCCGACCAGGTCAATTTTCATGACTACTGTACTGCTCCATGCCAAACCTTGGTTGATCCCCAGCAGTACATTGGCGGCCACAATCCAATCCCAAGCAGGAGCAAACATAAGAATGAAAGGTACCGGCAGGCCAAACAACCAACCGATTACCAGTAGATTTTTTCTTCCGATTTTATTGGCCAATGCACCGGCAAAATAATTGGTCAGGGCCTTTACAATTCCAAAAACAACGATGAAAGAAAGAATGGCAGTCTTGGCCGCAATAGCGAACTCTACCTCTGCGATTTGCGGGAGGATACTTCGTTCCAGTCCCACCATTCCTCCGACAAAAGCATTGATGATGACCAAAAGCGTAAACTGTTGCCAGTTTTCTTTTAGGCCTAGTCTGACTTGGTTCATGGCGCAAAATTCCTTAAATATTCTAACAATACCTGTGACAAATGTCAAATAAAAAGTAGGCATGTATCATCTGTAAACTTCAATTTATTTGGGTCTGGAATAGAATTTCTGGCTAATTTTAAGAAAAAAATCCTGCAGATGGCTGATGGAAATTCAAGGGCAGATAGGTTAAGTTTTTTGATAAAAAACCTTGCCAAAGGGTTTCTTTATCTCGGGGTTTTGGTTGTTTTATTTTTTCTGATCAGGCAATATTTTTCAGAACAGGAAAGGTTGGAATGGTTTGGTGCCATTTACAACAATCCCTATTTGGTGATGACTGTTTTTGTAGGATCTGAGGTCCTTTTTGGTATTATTCCCCCGGAGATTTTCATGCTTTGGTCCTTGGAGACCGGTTGGATAGGACCCTATTTTTTGAGCATTGGTCTTTTATCCGTCATTTCCTATGCTGCAGGATATTTCAACTTCAATCTTGGGCTTATTGTCAACCACAGGATAAATTTTTTACAATCAAAGAACAGGTATATCCAAAAATACATGAGCTTATTCTCTCGATATGGAGCTTTTTTGGTATTAGTAGCTTCCCTGACCCCCCTTCCTTTTTCACTTATCGCCTTATTGGGGGGAGCCGCAGGCCTGGAGAAGAGGAAGTATTTAGGGTACAGCCTGCTCAGGATACTTAGGTTTTTCGCTTATGCTTATGTTTTGTGGTTGATTCAGCGCTAATGTTGCCAACAAATTATCATTTGAAGGGTTGAATTGGTAACTTTGCCGTTTATGAGTTTGAGCAAGACCATGACTTCCCCATCTATAGATCAACTTGATCCCAAAGAATACATTATCATCAAAAATGCCCGGGTAAATAACCTTAAAAACCTGAGTGTAGCCATTCCTAGGAATAAATTGGTAGTGGTCACCGGCCTTTCAGGCTCGGGTAAATCCTCCCTTGCATTTGACACCCTTTTTGCAGAGGGTCAGCGCATGTATGTGGAGAGCTTGAGTTCCTACGCCCGTCAGTTTTTGGGGAGGATGGAAAAACCGGATGTAGAATACATCAAAGGTGTGTCCCCTGCCATAGCCATACAGCAAAAGGTCACCACCAAGAATCCCAGATCCACTGTAGGTACCACCACAGAAATTTATGATTATCTCAAATTGCTGTTCAGCAGGATAGGGAAAACCATTTCACCGGTAAGTGGAGATGAAGTGAAACACCACACAGTAACTGATGTGGTGGATTTTATCAACAATTTTGAGGAAGGTGAAAAGGTCATGATCACCTGTCCCCTGCATTGGGTGAAGGGAAGGACCAAGCAGCAGGAGTTGGAGCTATTGCTGCAAAAAGGTTTCACCCGGATTCTTGTCAATGGAGAGGCCTATTTTGTGGAAGATTTAGTCGGGGCAGCAGATTTGCCCAATGGGGAATATGAAATTCTGATAGATAGGGCTTCGGTCAGGCACGATGACGAGGACAATCAGTTCAGGATAGCGGATTCTGTGCAGACAGCCTTTTTTGAAGGGCATGGGGAGTGTACCGTTGTGGTGCCCGGCAAGGACAAAAAGACTTTTTCAGACCGTTTTGAACTTGACGGCATGAGCTTTGAGTTGCCTTCGGTTAATTTTTTCAGTTTCAACAATCCTTATGGAGCCTGCAAGACCTGTGAGGGATTCGGTTCTGTGTTGGGGATTGATCCGGAACTGGTGATACCGGATAAGAGTCTTTCTGTATACGAAGGAGCAATTGCCCCATGGAGGGGGGAATCCACAGGGAAGTGGCTGGAGCCTTTGGTGAATAAGGGGATTTATTTTGACTTTCCTATACATCGTGCTTATGAAGATCTGAATGAAGCGGAAAAGGAATTGCTGTGGACAGGAAATGCTTATTTTCGGGGACTGAATGATTTTTTTGCAGATCTGGAATCCAAAACCCACAAAATCCAATATCGGGTGATGCTTTCAAGATTTAGGGGCCGTACCACCTGTCCGGATTGTAAGGGGACAAGGTTGAGGAAAGACGCTTCCTATGTGAAGATCCATTCAAAATCCATCGCAGATATTGTTTTAATGCCCATCCACAAGGCTTTGGCTTACTTCCAAGATCTGGAATTGTCAGAAGCAGAGCGAAAAGTAGCCAACCGGATTTTAAAAGAAATCCTAAACAGGTTGGAATATATCGATAAAGTTGGCTTGGGCTACTTGACATTGAACAGGCTAACTTCCACACTTTCGGGAGGGGAATACCAAAGGATAAAATTGGCTACTTCTTTGGGGTCGGCTTTGGTTGGATCCATGTACATCCTGGATGAGCCCAGTATCGGGCTTCACCCCAGGGATACAGACCGTTTGATTGAAGTTCTGAAATCTTTAAGGGATTTGGGCAATACGGTGATCGTGGTGGAGCATGAGGAGAAGATCATGAAAGCGGCAGATCAGATCATTGACATAGGTCCTGATGCAGGTGTCAGAGGAGGGGAACTGGTCTTTCAAGGGGATTTGAAAGAGCTTTTGGTCCACGGGCAAAGCCATACTGCCAGGTACTTGAAGGGAGAAGAAAAAATTCAGGATAAGCAACAGAACAGGAAGTGGAGGGACAGCATCACGGTAAAGGGTGCCAGGGAAAACAACCTGAAAAATCTTACTGTAAAATTTCCCTTAAAAGTCTTGACGGTAGTGACCGGGGTCAGTGGCTCCGGGAAATCCACTTTGGTCAAAAAGGTGCTTTACCCGGCCTTGGGAAAAATGCTCGGCACGGTGATAGATGAAAGCGGCAAGTTCGATAAGCTGGAAGGCGATTACAAAAAAATCACCCAAGTGGAATTTGTGGATCAAAATCCAATTGGGAAATCTTCCCGCTCCAATCCTGTTACCTATGTAAAAGCTTATGATGCCATTAGGACTTTATATGCTGAACAGCCTTTGGCAAAACAAAGGGGGTACAAACCGGCATTTTTCAGTTTCAATGTAGATGGAGGAAGATGTGAAGCCTGTCAGGGAGAGGGAACGGTTACTGTAGAAATGCAGTTTATGGCGGATATCCACCTTACCTGTGAATCCTGTAAAGGCAAGCGCTTTAAAAATGAAATTCTGGACATTAAGTTTAAGGACAAAAATATCTCAGATGTGCTGGACATGACCATCGATGAAGCCATGGAGTTTTTCAAAGATAAGCATGCGATTATCAATAAGCTACAGCCTTTGCAGGAGGTAGGCTTGGGCTATATCGGCATGGGCCAGTCTTCCAATACCTTGTCCGGCGGTGAGGCCCAAAGGGTGAAGCTGGCTTCATTCCTTGGCAAAGGCGGTACGCGTCCCGGCGATCATGTCCTTTTCATATTTGATGAGCCTACCACAGGACTTCATTTTCATGATATCCGTAAATTACTATATTCCATCAATGCTTTGATCGATCAGGGCCATTCTGTGATCATCATTGAGCACAATACTGAAGTGATCAAAGCGGCCGACTGGGTAATCGATTTGGGTCCCGAAGGCGGTGAGAAGGGAGGACAGATTACATTTGAAGGAACTCCGGAAGCTTTGATGGGGATAGAGGGAAATTATACTGCAAAGTACCTTAGAGAAAGCTTCGAATAAGTACAAGGAGGAAAATAACCTTGTTTCCTCTAGGCATTTTGGAATCAATTCATCTAAATAACAAAGCGATGGATATACAATATCCCTTAGAGCTTATTGGGACCTTTGTTTTTGCTATTTCCGGAGCATTGGCTGTCAGGGATAAGGAACATGACCTTTTTGGGGCGGGATTTACCGGTTTCATTACGGCCATAGGGGGAGGTACTTTGCGGGATGTGCTCTTGGGTTCCTATCCTTTGGTCTGGATTGGCGATGTTTATTTTCTTTATGCTATTTTGTTGGGAGTCCTGGCAGCCTTTGTCTTTCCCAGGTTCTTACTCAAATTAAGAAAGACCATGTTCTTGTTTGATACCCTTGGGATAGGTTTTTTCACCGTTTTGGGCGTGGAAAAGGCCCTTGCATTTGGTGTAAGGCCAGAGATTGCTGCCATTATGGGGATGTTTACTGCGGTTATGGGCGGTGTGATACGGGATACCTTGGTCAATGAAATCCCTATCCTATTCCGAAAAGAAATTTATGCCTCGGCATGCCTTACCGGCGCCATCTTGTATTTGTTATTGAATTACCTGGGTTTGGAAAGGGATACCAACCTTTTGATTTCCATATGTGTGGTAATTTCTATCAGGTTGGTGGCGGTCAGATATAAACTCAGTTTGCCGAGATTGGATTAGTTTGAAAAAGGCTGATTTCCTTGTTCAATACAATTGGATAATCGATTGAATCAAACTATTTTTGAGCACTTAATTCAAAATCCCCCATGAAAAGAGACCAAGTCATTTTTGACCTCATCGCCAAAGAAGAAAACAGACAAAAAGTAGGAATTGAGCTGATTGCATCAGAGAACTTTGCCTCCAAGCAGGTTATGGAAGCTGCAGGAAGTGTGTTGACCAACAAATATGCAGAAGGACTTCCCAATAAAAGGTATTATGGCGGTTGCGAAATCGTAGATCAGATTGAGCAGCTTGCCATAGATAGGGCCAAGGAGCTTTTTGGCGCAACTTGGGCCAATGTGCAGCCGCACTCCGGCGCCCAGGCCAATGCTGCTGTATTTTTGGCCTGCTTGAATCCCGGTGATGCGATTTTGGGTTTTGACCTTTCCCATGGCGGGCATTTGACCCATGGCTCTCCAGTTAATTTCTCCGGTAAATTATATCAACCACATTTCTACGGAGTGGAGGAAGATACGGGCATGATCGATTATGATAAAGTAGAAGCCAAAGCATTGGAAGTTAAGCCAAAATTGTTGATTTGTGGTGCTTCTGCCTATAGCAGGGATTGGGATTATGAAAGATTAAGGGATATTGCCGATCAGGTAGGTGCGATTTTGTTGGCCGATATTTCCCATCCATCGGGACTGATTGCAAGGGGATTGCTCAATGATCCTTTGGAATATTGCCATATTGTGACTACCACTACCCATAAGACCTTGAGGGGTCCTAGAGGGGGGCTGATTTTGATGAGAGAGGATTTTGATAATCCGTTTGGTTTGAAGACCCCAAAGGGTGAATTGAGGAAAATGTCTTCTTTGTTGGATTCAGGGGTATTCCCTGGTACACAAGGAGGGCCTTTGGAACACATTATTGCCGCCAAGGCGGTTGCCTTCCAGGAAGCTCTTTCTGATGAATACATGGCCTACGTGATTCAGGTGAAGAAAAATGCTTCCGTAATGGCGGATGAATTTGTAGCCTTGGGCTATCAGATTATCTCAGGAGGTACTGACAATCACCTGATGTTGATTGACTTAAGAAATAAAGACCTTACAGGTAAATTGGCAGAAGAGACCTTGGGCAAAGTTGATATTACCATCAACAAGAACATGGTTCCTTTCGACACCCGTTCGCCATTTGTAACATCCGGTATGCGTGTAGGTACAGCCGCCGTAACAACAAGAGGATTGAAGGAGGCCGATATGAAGAAAATTGTCCACTTGATAGACAAGGCACTTCAAAATCATGATAACGAGTCCGTATTGGCTCATATAAAAAAAGAAGTTAACGATTGGATGGTTCAGTTTCCATTGTATTAATTTGATTCCAAAACGTGGCCTTAGATCAGTATAGAGAAGAAGAGGAAGAGGAGGGCATGTCCTTTTTGGACCATTTGGAACAGTTGCGTTGGCATTTACTGCGTTCCATTGCTGCCATTCTGATATTTACCGTCATTGCCTTTTTGGCAAAAAGCATCGTATTTGGCAAAATCATTCTTGGTCCTTCCAAGGTGGATTTTTTCACTTATCAGATGCTATGTAAAATTGCAGATGCTATTTCTACGCCTGCACTTTGCATAGACAATCTGCCTTTTACCATTCAGAGCAGGCAGATGACGGGACAGTTTTCCATGCACCTGACTTCATCAGTTGTAGTCGGGTTGATCATTTCTTTCCCTTATGTATTTTGGGAAGCCTGGAGGTTTATCAGTCCGGGTCTTTATTCCAAAGAAAGACAGGCAGCCAGGGGAGCAGTATTTTTTGTCAGTTTACTTTTCTTCGCAGGAGCGTCATTTGGATACTTTATTTTAGCGCCTCTTTCGATCAACTTTCTTTCCAATTATCAATTGGACCCCTCTATTCTCAATGAATTTGACATCACTTCTTATGTCACTACCTTGACCATGCTGGTTCTGGCCTCGGCCATCATGTTCCAATTGCCGGTAGTCATATATTTCCTTTCCATGTCCGGGCTTGTTACTGCGGCCATGCTCAAGACCTACAGAAGGCATGCGATAGTAGTGATTCTAATTGTGGCAGCGGTGATTACTCCTCCGGATGTGATCAGTCAGATTTTGATAGCTATGCCTATTTTGGTCCTGTATGAAGCAGGGATCCAGATTGCAAAACGATTGGAAAAGAAAAGAGCCAAGAAGGAACAGGAAGAAAACTTGAAATATCAGAGAAATGACTAAGAAAATTGCAATAGGTGGCGATCATGCCGGATTTGAATACAAAAAAAGGCTGATTGCAAAACTTGAGCAGGAAGGGTATAAGGTCAAGGATTTTGGACCCTTTTCCGATGCTTCTGTAGATTATCCTGATTATGTACATCCCCTATGTACAGCTATAGAGCAGGGGGAATTTGATCAAGGGATACTTATTTGTGGAAGTGGTAATGGTGTAGCTATCACTGCCAATAAGCATCAGGGAATCAGAGCAGCACTGTGCTGGAACGAAGAACTTGCTGCTTTGGCCAGGCAGCACAATAATGCCAATGTCATTGCCTTGCCTGCAAGATTTGTTGCTTATGAATTAGCGGAAAAAATGGCCTTCACCTTTTTGAATACAGATTTCGAAGGAGGGAGGCATCAAAATAGGGTGGATAAAATTGCCTGCCGGTAATCTTTGAGAAAACTCAGGATAGGATTTAGAAGAGCTGTCAACCCGACAGCTTTTTTTATGGCTTTTGTAGCAAATAATATTTTCCTGTTTTTTGAAATTTTTCTTTTAAAACTGGGACTTTTTCCAAAAAAGCTTCAAAAACACCATCTTCATCAACCACTACTTCCGGTAAATCGTTGCTGATGTTTTTATATGCCAGAGAAATTTCATGGAGGTTGTCGATTGAGTTGAGCAATTCCCGGGTAAGGTGATAATTGAGGTAAGGTGTAGCCTGTTTGGCATTTTCATAGTAAGCAAGGTCATCACTTAATACCAGAACTTTTTTGTTTTCGGTGATGCGGTGCTGCCCGCTTGGATATACCCCATAGTCTCCAAGGTCTTCCTTTAAGGTTTTTACGGTCAGCCATCCTAAGCCTACGAGAGGTACTAAAATGAGAAAAGCAACACTTAATCCATTGTTGAGATTACCTTTTTTCAAGGACAGAAACAACATGGAAATAAAGTATGTGAATGGGGCCAGCATGATAATAAACTGATAGGGGGCTCTCCTGTTGGTCAATAAAAATGAAGCTGCGGCAAAGACAAAAAAGAACATCATCAATTGTACCTGCTTTTGCTGGTTTACAGTCAAAGATCTTAGAATAGCACCTAAGAATAGCCCTAGGAATGAAAAAAGAATGGGTGAGGCATACAAAATAAAAATGTCCCTTAACCTGACATGAACATAGATGTCAGCTGTCCTGGCTGTGAGGATATATTTAGAAACAAAGTCCGGTAGCGCGTCTTTCCAGAAATAGTAAACAGAACAAATCAAAATGGGCAAGAAATAACCCGAAAGTGAAATGAGAAGTTGTCTAAAAGTAAAGCCGCTGATAATGATGCCTACTATAATCATATACGGGAGAAAAAACACCAATGGGAAGTGGAAGCAAGCGGCTATTCCCAAAAAAATCCCTGTTAATAAAACCGAATCACTGCCCTCTTTTTGCAGTACTGTTTGTGAGAAAAGTTGCCCTAATGCAAAGACAATAAAAGTACTGCCCATCAGTGCAGGGGATAAGATCAAGAGGTCAAAAGAAAGATGGACAAGGATTACACCAACGAAAGCAGGCACATAAGTTGTTTCTTCAAAAGACTTGTATTGGTTAAATAGGTAATTGATATAGGTTAT
This Cecembia calidifontis DNA region includes the following protein-coding sequences:
- the uvrA gene encoding excinuclease ABC subunit UvrA; amino-acid sequence: MSLSKTMTSPSIDQLDPKEYIIIKNARVNNLKNLSVAIPRNKLVVVTGLSGSGKSSLAFDTLFAEGQRMYVESLSSYARQFLGRMEKPDVEYIKGVSPAIAIQQKVTTKNPRSTVGTTTEIYDYLKLLFSRIGKTISPVSGDEVKHHTVTDVVDFINNFEEGEKVMITCPLHWVKGRTKQQELELLLQKGFTRILVNGEAYFVEDLVGAADLPNGEYEILIDRASVRHDDEDNQFRIADSVQTAFFEGHGECTVVVPGKDKKTFSDRFELDGMSFELPSVNFFSFNNPYGACKTCEGFGSVLGIDPELVIPDKSLSVYEGAIAPWRGESTGKWLEPLVNKGIYFDFPIHRAYEDLNEAEKELLWTGNAYFRGLNDFFADLESKTHKIQYRVMLSRFRGRTTCPDCKGTRLRKDASYVKIHSKSIADIVLMPIHKALAYFQDLELSEAERKVANRILKEILNRLEYIDKVGLGYLTLNRLTSTLSGGEYQRIKLATSLGSALVGSMYILDEPSIGLHPRDTDRLIEVLKSLRDLGNTVIVVEHEEKIMKAADQIIDIGPDAGVRGGELVFQGDLKELLVHGQSHTARYLKGEEKIQDKQQNRKWRDSITVKGARENNLKNLTVKFPLKVLTVVTGVSGSGKSTLVKKVLYPALGKMLGTVIDESGKFDKLEGDYKKITQVEFVDQNPIGKSSRSNPVTYVKAYDAIRTLYAEQPLAKQRGYKPAFFSFNVDGGRCEACQGEGTVTVEMQFMADIHLTCESCKGKRFKNEILDIKFKDKNISDVLDMTIDEAMEFFKDKHAIINKLQPLQEVGLGYIGMGQSSNTLSGGEAQRVKLASFLGKGGTRPGDHVLFIFDEPTTGLHFHDIRKLLYSINALIDQGHSVIIIEHNTEVIKAADWVIDLGPEGGEKGGQITFEGTPEALMGIEGNYTAKYLRESFE
- a CDS encoding trimeric intracellular cation channel family protein; protein product: MDIQYPLELIGTFVFAISGALAVRDKEHDLFGAGFTGFITAIGGGTLRDVLLGSYPLVWIGDVYFLYAILLGVLAAFVFPRFLLKLRKTMFLFDTLGIGFFTVLGVEKALAFGVRPEIAAIMGMFTAVMGGVIRDTLVNEIPILFRKEIYASACLTGAILYLLLNYLGLERDTNLLISICVVISIRLVAVRYKLSLPRLD
- the rpiB gene encoding ribose 5-phosphate isomerase B; the encoded protein is MTKKIAIGGDHAGFEYKKRLIAKLEQEGYKVKDFGPFSDASVDYPDYVHPLCTAIEQGEFDQGILICGSGNGVAITANKHQGIRAALCWNEELAALARQHNNANVIALPARFVAYELAEKMAFTFLNTDFEGGRHQNRVDKIACR
- a CDS encoding VTT domain-containing protein: MADGNSRADRLSFLIKNLAKGFLYLGVLVVLFFLIRQYFSEQERLEWFGAIYNNPYLVMTVFVGSEVLFGIIPPEIFMLWSLETGWIGPYFLSIGLLSVISYAAGYFNFNLGLIVNHRINFLQSKNRYIQKYMSLFSRYGAFLVLVASLTPLPFSLIALLGGAAGLEKRKYLGYSLLRILRFFAYAYVLWLIQR
- a CDS encoding isopenicillin N synthase family dioxygenase; translated protein: MTEILYDEIPSLDLADFTSGDAEKKAAFVKKLGDAYQNIGFVAIKNHGLSQDLQDRLYAVIKEFFALPDSVKAKYEKPEIGFQRGYTGKGKEHAKGRNTGDLKEFYHVGQELSDIPDNDPIKSEYPANIWPEELPEFKTVALEIYKTLENAGKNMLRAIALHLGLEEDYFEDKVAYGNSILRQIHYFPIENPDAVPADAVRAAEHGDINLITLLMGASADGLQVLRRDGKWIPITALPDQLVVNVGDMLERLTNKKLKSTIHRVVNPPRELMHTSRYSIPFFMHPRSEMDLTCLESCVDADNPKQFEDATAGEFLDERLRELGLKK
- the glyA gene encoding serine hydroxymethyltransferase, with the protein product MKRDQVIFDLIAKEENRQKVGIELIASENFASKQVMEAAGSVLTNKYAEGLPNKRYYGGCEIVDQIEQLAIDRAKELFGATWANVQPHSGAQANAAVFLACLNPGDAILGFDLSHGGHLTHGSPVNFSGKLYQPHFYGVEEDTGMIDYDKVEAKALEVKPKLLICGASAYSRDWDYERLRDIADQVGAILLADISHPSGLIARGLLNDPLEYCHIVTTTTHKTLRGPRGGLILMREDFDNPFGLKTPKGELRKMSSLLDSGVFPGTQGGPLEHIIAAKAVAFQEALSDEYMAYVIQVKKNASVMADEFVALGYQIISGGTDNHLMLIDLRNKDLTGKLAEETLGKVDITINKNMVPFDTRSPFVTSGMRVGTAAVTTRGLKEADMKKIVHLIDKALQNHDNESVLAHIKKEVNDWMVQFPLY
- a CDS encoding MFS transporter, which produces MNQVRLGLKENWQQFTLLVIINAFVGGMVGLERSILPQIAEVEFAIAAKTAILSFIVVFGIVKALTNYFAGALANKIGRKNLLVIGWLFGLPVPFILMFAPAWDWIVAANVLLGINQGLAWSSTVVMKIDLVGEKDRGFAMGLNEFAGYLAVAAVAFLTGFIAAEFGLRPYPFLLGIALAIGGLLGSLFLIKDTRKHVAAENSISDVPRLSHIFWETTWKHKNLGSVTQAGLVNNLNDGMAWGIFPILLAGKGFSLEQIGIITAIYPAVWGLGQLFTGKMADIYNKKHLLFLGMFLQGIALFFFFFAQNMAHYVILSAILGWGTAMVYPTFLATAAENTHPQDRAKSIGVFRLWRDLGYAIGAILTGIIADALGIEASIFTIAGITLISALVIAVRMEVKIAK
- the tatC gene encoding twin-arginine translocase subunit TatC, with the translated sequence MALDQYREEEEEEGMSFLDHLEQLRWHLLRSIAAILIFTVIAFLAKSIVFGKIILGPSKVDFFTYQMLCKIADAISTPALCIDNLPFTIQSRQMTGQFSMHLTSSVVVGLIISFPYVFWEAWRFISPGLYSKERQAARGAVFFVSLLFFAGASFGYFILAPLSINFLSNYQLDPSILNEFDITSYVTTLTMLVLASAIMFQLPVVIYFLSMSGLVTAAMLKTYRRHAIVVILIVAAVITPPDVISQILIAMPILVLYEAGIQIAKRLEKKRAKKEQEENLKYQRND